A genomic window from Sebastes fasciatus isolate fSebFas1 chromosome 7, fSebFas1.pri, whole genome shotgun sequence includes:
- the opa3 gene encoding optic atrophy 3 protein homolog codes for MVVGAFPIAKLLYLGVRQMSKPVANQIKAGARRSEFFKTYICLPPAQIYHWVEMRTKMRIMGFRGATIKPLNEDSAAELGAELLGEAIIFLIGGGCMVLEYSRQAANSRLKEEEHNETITSLQTQIGELTLTTETLDAQLREINRQLLSFPLPTKK; via the exons ATGGTAGTCGGTGCTTTCCCCATCGCCAAGCTCCTCTACCTCGGAGTGAGGCAGATGAGCAAGCCTGTAGCGAACCAAATAAAGGCGGGAGCCCGGAGAAGCGAGTTCTTCAAGACGTACATCTGTCTGCCGCCGGCTCAGA TTTACCACTGGGTTGAGATGAGAACGAAGATGCGGATCATGGGCTTTCGGGGCGCCACCATTAAGCCGCTGAATGAGGACTCGGCTGCAGAGCTGGGTGCAGAGTTGCTGGGGGAGGCAATCATCTTCCTCATTGGCGGTGGATGTATGGTGCTGGAGTACAGCAGGCAGGCGGCTAACTCTCGCCTCAAAGAGGAGGAGCACAACGAGACCATCACAAGCCTACAGACTCAAATAGGAGAACTGACGCTAACCACAGAGACTCTAGATGCTCAGCTCAGAGAGATCAACAGGCAACTGCTGTCCTTTCCTCTTCCCACCAAAAAGTGA